In one window of Posidoniimonas corsicana DNA:
- a CDS encoding ATP-dependent Clp protease adaptor ClpS: MDEQSAHEEPGEGVVVAPKKAPQKERDRPPIPKYNVVLWDSDEHTYEYVILMLRELFGYTTEKCFKMAETVDQKGKVVVITTTKEHAELKRDQIHAYGKDEHMKNCKGSMTATIEEAN; encoded by the coding sequence ATGGACGAGCAATCCGCTCACGAAGAACCGGGCGAAGGGGTCGTGGTCGCGCCGAAGAAGGCACCGCAGAAGGAGCGAGACCGGCCCCCGATCCCCAAGTACAACGTCGTGCTGTGGGACAGCGACGAGCACACCTACGAGTACGTGATCCTGATGCTCCGCGAGCTGTTCGGCTACACCACCGAGAAGTGCTTCAAGATGGCCGAGACGGTCGACCAGAAAGGCAAGGTGGTCGTGATCACCACCACCAAGGAGCACGCCGAACTCAAACGCGACCAGATCCACGCCTACGGCAAAGACGAGCACATGAAGAACTGCAAGGGGTCGATGACCGCGACGATTGAGGAA
- a CDS encoding dipeptidase: MGKIADYLDSQQQAREGRLFELLRIPSVSADPAHQADVARAAEWVAGRIKEMGLTPEVIPTDGHPLVYAETPPVPGAPVALVYGHYDVQPPDPLDEWITPPFEPTVRDGNVYARGATDDKGQMLTHLEGAAAVLACEGKLPLQLKFLIEGEEEVGSEHLGPFIEANKDKLACDCVVISDSGQFAPGVPAITYGLRGIAYYEVLLTGPKQDLHSGSFGGAVTNPVNTLAKLLGSLTDEQGRIQIPGFYDDVVPLEDRERQEFAGLPFDEERFKRQLAVDGLSGEEGYTTLERRWARPTCDVNGIWGGYQGAGAKTVLPAKAGAKVSFRLVPNQKLDKVYEGLKQFLEPQLPPGIKMELVDHHGGAGVKFPLDSPYMAAASAAIEQGFGTQPVFIREGGSIPIVDDFARKLDADVLLLGWGLDDDNTHSPNEKFCLADFHRGVRSSAALWLELGSAS; this comes from the coding sequence ATGGGCAAGATTGCCGATTACCTCGATTCGCAGCAACAGGCCCGCGAGGGGCGACTCTTCGAGCTGCTCCGCATCCCCAGCGTGAGCGCCGACCCGGCCCACCAGGCGGACGTGGCGCGGGCGGCGGAGTGGGTCGCCGGCAGGATCAAGGAGATGGGCCTGACGCCCGAGGTGATCCCCACCGACGGGCACCCGCTGGTCTACGCCGAGACGCCCCCCGTGCCCGGCGCGCCGGTCGCGTTGGTCTACGGCCACTACGATGTGCAGCCGCCCGACCCGCTGGACGAGTGGATCACCCCGCCGTTCGAGCCCACCGTCCGCGACGGCAATGTCTACGCGCGGGGCGCCACCGACGACAAGGGGCAGATGCTGACCCACCTGGAGGGCGCCGCGGCGGTGCTGGCCTGCGAGGGGAAGCTGCCGCTGCAGCTCAAGTTCCTGATCGAGGGCGAGGAGGAGGTCGGCAGCGAGCACCTCGGCCCCTTCATCGAAGCCAACAAAGACAAGCTGGCGTGCGACTGCGTCGTGATCAGCGACAGCGGGCAGTTCGCGCCCGGCGTGCCGGCGATCACCTACGGCCTCCGCGGCATCGCCTACTACGAGGTGCTGCTGACCGGCCCCAAGCAGGACCTGCACTCGGGCAGCTTCGGCGGAGCGGTGACCAACCCAGTGAACACGCTGGCCAAGCTGCTCGGCTCGCTGACCGACGAGCAGGGACGGATCCAGATCCCCGGCTTCTACGACGATGTCGTGCCGCTGGAAGACCGCGAGCGGCAAGAGTTCGCCGGCCTGCCGTTTGACGAGGAGCGGTTCAAGCGGCAGCTCGCCGTCGACGGCCTGTCGGGCGAAGAAGGCTACACCACGCTCGAGCGTCGCTGGGCCCGCCCAACCTGCGACGTCAACGGCATCTGGGGGGGCTACCAGGGCGCCGGCGCCAAGACCGTGCTGCCCGCCAAGGCGGGCGCCAAGGTCAGCTTCCGCCTGGTCCCCAACCAGAAGCTCGACAAGGTCTACGAGGGCCTGAAGCAGTTCCTCGAGCCGCAGCTCCCTCCGGGCATCAAGATGGAGCTCGTCGATCACCACGGCGGGGCGGGGGTCAAGTTCCCGCTCGACAGCCCCTACATGGCGGCCGCCTCGGCGGCCATCGAGCAGGGGTTCGGGACCCAGCCGGTGTTCATCCGCGAAGGGGGCTCCATCCCCATCGTCGACGACTTCGCCCGCAAGCTGGACGCCGACGTGCTGCTCCTGGGCTGGGGCCTGGACGACGACAACACCCACAGCCCCAACGAGAAGTTCTGCCTGGCCGACTTCCACCGCGGAGTGCGGTCGAGCGCAGCACTCTGGCTGGAGCTGGGCTCGGCGAGTTAA
- the serS gene encoding serine--tRNA ligase, giving the protein MLDKRYIIENPELVQENCNVRGVKADVARFVQLDGERKTLMQEVEEKSRQANEVSKSIGKAKDNDEREARKEEGRRLREEKDALQSQIDRISAEADAIHRAMPNLTHPDSPRGGEDASREIRRGDLEVRQPSFPVLDHVELGEQHDLIDFEGGSHVAGQGFYYLRNEAVLLELALQRYTIDLLMREGFTPTITPDLARGEVLQGVGFIPRGPETQIYSVENFDLNLVATAEITLGGLHAGKILEEEDLPIKLCGVSHCYRTEAGAAGRASRGLYRVHQFTKVEMFAFTTPEQSEDMLNMFCDLECEIFNGLGLPFRVLDIATGDLGGPAYRKFDLEAWMPGRGDHGEFGEVTSTSNCTDYQARRLNIRYRKKGEKGTHFVHTLNGTAVAISRALIAIMENCQQPDGSILIPEALRPYVGKDRIGSSSDEDDE; this is encoded by the coding sequence ATGCTTGATAAGCGGTACATCATCGAAAACCCGGAGCTGGTTCAGGAGAACTGCAACGTCCGGGGCGTGAAGGCGGACGTGGCCCGCTTCGTTCAGCTCGACGGCGAGCGCAAGACGCTGATGCAGGAGGTCGAAGAGAAGTCACGCCAGGCCAACGAGGTCAGCAAGTCCATCGGCAAGGCCAAGGACAACGACGAACGCGAGGCCCGCAAGGAAGAGGGCCGGCGGCTGCGTGAGGAGAAGGACGCGTTGCAGTCGCAAATCGACCGCATCAGCGCCGAGGCCGACGCCATCCACCGCGCGATGCCCAACCTGACGCACCCCGACTCGCCCCGCGGCGGCGAGGACGCCAGCCGCGAGATCCGCCGCGGCGATCTCGAGGTCCGCCAGCCCAGCTTCCCCGTGCTGGACCACGTCGAGCTGGGCGAGCAGCACGACCTGATCGACTTCGAGGGCGGGTCGCACGTCGCGGGCCAGGGCTTCTACTACCTCCGCAACGAGGCCGTGCTGCTGGAGCTCGCGCTGCAGCGGTACACGATCGACCTGTTGATGCGGGAGGGCTTCACGCCCACCATCACGCCCGACCTGGCGCGGGGCGAGGTGCTGCAGGGCGTGGGGTTCATCCCCCGCGGACCAGAGACCCAAATCTACAGCGTGGAGAACTTCGACCTGAACCTGGTCGCCACCGCCGAGATCACCCTGGGCGGGCTGCACGCGGGCAAGATCCTCGAAGAGGAGGACCTGCCGATCAAGCTGTGCGGCGTGAGCCACTGCTACCGGACCGAGGCGGGCGCCGCCGGCCGCGCGTCGCGCGGGCTATACCGCGTGCACCAGTTCACCAAGGTCGAAATGTTCGCCTTCACCACGCCGGAGCAGAGCGAGGACATGCTCAATATGTTCTGCGACCTGGAGTGCGAGATCTTCAACGGGCTGGGCCTGCCGTTCCGCGTGCTGGACATCGCCACGGGCGACCTGGGCGGCCCCGCGTACCGCAAGTTCGATCTCGAGGCCTGGATGCCGGGCCGCGGCGACCACGGCGAGTTTGGCGAGGTGACCAGCACGTCCAACTGCACCGACTACCAGGCGCGGCGGCTGAATATCCGCTACCGCAAGAAGGGCGAGAAGGGCACGCACTTTGTCCACACGCTCAACGGCACCGCGGTCGCCATCAGCCGCGCGCTGATCGCCATCATGGAGAACTGCCAGCAGCCGGACGGCTCGATCCTGATCCCCGAGGCGCTGCGGCCCTACGTCGGCAAGGACCGGATCGGGTCGTCGTCGGACGAGGATGATGAGTAG
- a CDS encoding DUF4166 domain-containing protein has protein sequence MEPSPSIVQRAMGDAYARLHPRIQEQYSITSSSHAAFIGQGVMDEVWHGRWYVVPFLHVGATRRILFPEVSQGVPFEIRNYAYLDGLGRETVTWKRTFRFPNRIREFDEYFVFSERRNGPVLYAGTHQHLSVDLNFAAEDDGSLVVRTTGQRLHTGPLSFAFPRFFSGDALVRESFDDSSQRFLVDVSISNRFWGPILGYRGWFNLERSDCAPDEILDGVRPVRVVGRH, from the coding sequence GTGGAGCCATCCCCGTCAATCGTGCAGCGAGCGATGGGCGACGCCTACGCCAGGCTCCACCCGCGCATCCAAGAGCAGTACAGCATCACGAGTTCTTCCCACGCCGCGTTCATTGGGCAGGGCGTGATGGACGAGGTCTGGCACGGGAGGTGGTATGTCGTGCCGTTTCTGCACGTCGGCGCCACCCGGCGGATCCTGTTCCCAGAGGTCAGCCAAGGCGTGCCGTTCGAGATCCGCAACTACGCGTACCTTGATGGGCTTGGACGCGAGACCGTGACCTGGAAACGCACGTTTCGTTTCCCCAACCGCATACGCGAGTTTGACGAGTACTTCGTCTTTAGCGAGCGACGAAACGGCCCCGTGCTGTACGCGGGCACTCACCAGCACCTGTCGGTCGACCTCAACTTTGCCGCCGAAGACGACGGCTCGCTTGTCGTACGCACGACCGGGCAACGACTGCACACGGGGCCACTAAGCTTCGCATTCCCACGCTTCTTCTCCGGCGATGCGCTCGTGCGAGAGTCGTTCGACGACTCGAGCCAGCGGTTCCTGGTGGACGTCTCGATTTCGAACCGGTTCTGGGGGCCCATCCTCGGCTACCGGGGATGGTTCAACCTCGAGCGATCGGATTGTGCGCCCGACGAGATTCTCGACGGCGTCCGACCGGTCCGCGTTGTTGGCCGGCACTAG
- the rpsB gene encoding 30S ribosomal protein S2, producing MSTLVKELVEAGVHFGHRSSRWNPKMRPYIYARKNTIHIIDVRETIRGLLRAKKYLADVAARGSLILWVGTKRQAAESVEREASRCGMPFVAERWLGGTLTNFRTIRDRLSRLEELEGIRQSDALNSYSKKAQASLNREYKKMYRNLNGMRTMNRLPECMVVIDPKKEKNAVKEARKLGIAVVSLIDTDCDPDTVDLPIPGNDDSMRSIEMITKILADAIVAGKTQQAMQQQAASEGSDKPAEAPAEAVAAGEASEG from the coding sequence TTGTCGACCCTCGTCAAAGAGCTAGTTGAAGCAGGCGTCCACTTCGGTCACCGTTCGAGCCGGTGGAACCCGAAGATGCGGCCGTACATCTACGCCCGCAAGAACACCATCCACATCATCGACGTCCGCGAAACGATCCGCGGCCTGCTGCGGGCGAAGAAGTATCTGGCGGACGTCGCGGCCCGTGGCAGCCTGATCCTGTGGGTCGGCACCAAGCGCCAGGCGGCCGAGAGCGTTGAGCGCGAGGCGTCGCGCTGCGGCATGCCGTTCGTCGCCGAGCGGTGGCTGGGCGGCACGCTCACCAACTTCCGCACCATCCGCGACCGCCTGTCCCGCCTGGAAGAGCTGGAGGGCATCCGCCAGTCGGACGCGCTCAACTCGTACTCGAAGAAGGCCCAGGCGTCGTTGAACCGCGAGTACAAGAAGATGTACCGCAACCTCAACGGCATGCGGACGATGAACCGCCTGCCCGAGTGCATGGTCGTCATCGACCCGAAGAAGGAAAAGAACGCCGTCAAAGAGGCCCGCAAGCTGGGCATCGCCGTGGTCTCGCTGATCGACACCGACTGCGACCCGGACACGGTGGACCTGCCGATCCCGGGCAACGACGACAGCATGCGTTCGATCGAGATGATCACCAAGATCCTGGCCGACGCGATCGTGGCCGGCAAGACGCAGCAGGCGATGCAGCAGCAGGCGGCTTCCGAGGGCTCGGACAAGCCGGCCGAGGCCCCAGCCGAAGCGGTCGCCGCGGGCGAGGCGTCCGAGGGCTAG
- the tsf gene encoding translation elongation factor Ts: protein MAEITAALVKELREQTQLPMMKCKKALVEAGGDMEAAKKQLREEGAKFIDGRGDRTTEEGRIAIFTSDKAGAIIELQVESAPVAGNDEVVQLAKDLAEQLATGPGAATPDDLWEQPCPSKSGQTLKEVRDEIVNKIREVFRLPRICRIDGPCGGYVHHDGKTGVLLSAEGGDDTLAKNIGMQVVAMKPAAATKEELDPAIVKAEEDIQKERARSEGKPENIIEKMIVGRMKSFYAEKVLEEQPYIHDDKKTVGQVAKEGGMKIKSFTLWKVGETTADA, encoded by the coding sequence ATGGCAGAGATCACTGCCGCATTGGTCAAAGAGCTGCGGGAGCAGACCCAGCTCCCCATGATGAAATGCAAGAAGGCCCTCGTCGAAGCGGGCGGCGACATGGAAGCCGCCAAGAAGCAGCTGCGTGAAGAGGGCGCCAAGTTCATCGACGGCCGCGGCGACCGCACCACCGAGGAAGGCCGCATCGCGATCTTCACCTCGGACAAGGCCGGCGCGATCATCGAGCTGCAGGTCGAGTCGGCCCCCGTGGCCGGCAACGACGAGGTAGTGCAGCTGGCCAAGGACCTGGCCGAGCAGCTCGCCACCGGCCCCGGCGCCGCGACCCCGGACGATCTGTGGGAGCAGCCCTGCCCCAGCAAGTCGGGCCAGACGCTCAAGGAGGTCCGGGACGAGATCGTCAACAAGATCCGTGAGGTGTTCCGCCTGCCGCGGATCTGCCGCATCGACGGCCCCTGCGGCGGCTACGTGCACCACGACGGCAAGACCGGCGTGCTGCTGTCGGCCGAGGGCGGCGACGACACGCTCGCCAAGAACATCGGCATGCAGGTGGTCGCCATGAAGCCGGCGGCCGCCACCAAGGAGGAGCTCGACCCGGCCATCGTCAAGGCCGAGGAAGACATCCAGAAGGAGCGGGCCCGCTCCGAGGGCAAGCCGGAGAACATCATCGAGAAGATGATCGTCGGCCGCATGAAGAGCTTCTACGCCGAAAAGGTGCTGGAAGAGCAGCCCTACATCCACGACGACAAGAAGACCGTCGGCCAGGTCGCCAAAGAGGGCGGCATGAAGATCAAGAGCTTCACGCTCTGGAAGGTCGGCGAAACAACGGCCGACGCCTAG
- a CDS encoding GxxExxY protein: MYEDEGYRLMGAAFEVHNRIGYGLSEEVYQQCLEIELELQGIPFEAKQEIRLHYRGRAIEKRYIPDLRVFDAVVVELKAVAELTPDHEAQLFNYLRIARQPVGYLINFGQKGAVQWKRFILSDLHHC, translated from the coding sequence ATGTACGAGGACGAAGGGTACCGGCTGATGGGCGCTGCCTTTGAGGTGCACAATCGCATAGGATATGGCCTCTCGGAGGAGGTGTACCAGCAGTGCTTGGAGATCGAGCTAGAGTTGCAGGGGATACCGTTCGAGGCCAAGCAGGAGATCCGCCTGCACTACCGCGGACGAGCGATCGAGAAACGGTATATTCCTGACCTGAGGGTCTTTGACGCCGTTGTCGTTGAGCTCAAGGCGGTCGCCGAGTTGACCCCAGACCACGAAGCTCAGCTGTTCAACTACCTCCGGATTGCGAGACAGCCCGTCGGCTACCTGATCAACTTCGGACAAAAAGGCGCCGTGCAGTGGAAGCGATTCATCCTCTCCGACCTGCACCACTGCTGA
- the pyrH gene encoding UMP kinase, which produces MSSPYKRVLLKLSGESFAPAGQRGISMEEVVDIASQTIKAQKLGVQIGIVIGGGNILRGAQFTAGARSIQEATGHYMGMLATVINGLALQDALESLGAETRLMSAIKMDGVAEPFIRRRAKRHMEKGRIVIFAAGTGAPFVTTDTAAAQKALELECNILMKATRVDGVYSDDPETNPHAVLYEHLSFAQVREKNLRVMDSTAIAHCMEHDLPILVFNYRTDGNIERAVRGEALGTRVDSTQPTTA; this is translated from the coding sequence ATGTCGTCGCCCTACAAACGAGTCCTGCTGAAGCTTTCCGGCGAGTCGTTCGCCCCCGCCGGGCAGCGTGGCATCAGCATGGAGGAGGTGGTGGACATCGCCTCGCAGACCATCAAGGCCCAGAAGCTGGGCGTGCAGATCGGCATCGTGATCGGCGGTGGCAACATCCTCCGCGGCGCGCAGTTCACCGCCGGCGCCCGCAGCATCCAGGAGGCCACCGGCCACTACATGGGCATGCTGGCCACGGTGATCAACGGGCTGGCGTTGCAGGACGCGCTCGAGTCGCTCGGCGCCGAGACTCGGCTGATGAGCGCCATCAAGATGGACGGCGTGGCCGAGCCGTTCATCCGCCGCCGCGCGAAGCGGCACATGGAGAAGGGGCGGATCGTGATCTTCGCCGCCGGCACCGGCGCGCCGTTCGTCACGACCGACACCGCCGCCGCGCAGAAGGCGCTCGAGCTGGAGTGCAACATCCTCATGAAGGCGACCCGCGTCGACGGCGTCTACAGCGACGACCCCGAGACCAACCCCCACGCCGTGCTGTACGAGCACCTCAGCTTCGCCCAGGTGCGCGAGAAGAACCTGCGGGTCATGGACTCGACCGCCATCGCCCACTGCATGGAACACGACCTGCCGATCCTGGTGTTCAACTACCGGACCGACGGCAACATCGAACGCGCCGTCCGCGGCGAGGCCCTCGGCACCCGCGTCGACAGCACGCAGCCGACCACCGCGTAG
- the frr gene encoding ribosome recycling factor: protein MSVDEVLMDAEERMEKAVARLKNDLTGIRTGRANPGMVDSLKAEVYGSPTPIKQIASVSAPEPQQLVIRPFDPGTIKDIEKGIIASDLGLAPQSDGKVIRLNIPALSGDVRKKMVARTKELSEESKVSIRNVRRDANKALDQLEKDKELSEDECKTYKDDIQELTNKFEGQASELAKTKEAEVLDE from the coding sequence ATGAGCGTAGACGAAGTCCTGATGGACGCCGAAGAGCGGATGGAGAAGGCGGTGGCCCGCCTCAAGAACGACCTGACCGGCATCCGCACCGGCCGGGCGAACCCCGGCATGGTCGACTCGCTGAAGGCCGAGGTGTACGGCTCGCCCACGCCGATCAAGCAGATCGCCAGCGTCAGCGCGCCCGAGCCGCAGCAGCTGGTGATCCGCCCCTTCGACCCGGGCACCATCAAGGACATCGAGAAGGGCATCATCGCCAGCGACCTCGGCCTGGCCCCGCAGTCCGACGGCAAGGTCATCCGGCTGAACATCCCCGCGCTCTCCGGCGACGTGCGCAAGAAGATGGTCGCCCGCACCAAGGAGCTTTCCGAGGAGTCGAAGGTCAGCATCCGCAACGTCCGCCGCGACGCCAACAAGGCGCTCGACCAGCTCGAGAAGGACAAGGAGCTGAGCGAGGACGAGTGCAAGACCTACAAGGACGACATCCAGGAGCTGACCAACAAGTTCGAGGGCCAGGCCAGCGAACTGGCCAAGACCAAAGAGGCCGAGGTGCTTGACGAGTAG
- a CDS encoding peptidylprolyl isomerase, with protein sequence MARMDAVVDPRVVRSRRLVMAVVTIAVVGGAIAVRSFSTPTAEAQAPGAQTAAAPPARPARPAAPQHDVMAIVNGQDVSRPALAQACVERFGEDVLEALVNKRLIEHHCRNRGITITQDEIEAEIDRMAKRFKLGREQWLGLLQDERGVTAEEYKRDILWPTLALRRLAAEDLVVSDEEIQKAYESRYGAAVQVRLIVVENQQLAEQLQRQLTASPDDFARVAMQKSVDVNSASIGGLIQPIRPHIGEPTVERAAFALQPGQVSKVLPVGEQFAILKCESHLPPRKVAPAAVRSELEEGIREEKLRVVAAGLFEKLQNAATIKNVYNDPQLSQAMPGVVATVNGESITMLELGKECLARHGEEVLDGHVSRMLLEQELKKLNVTVGNDDLRAEMAHAATLAGVTTQDGQPDLAKWAKMAPEEQGVSYEVYVRDSVWPSAALKKLTRDKVQVTEDDMNKGFEANFGERVRVRAIVLGEMRRAQEVWDKARANDSMEMFGKLAEEYSIEPTSRALSGEVPPLRKFGGQPQLEEVAFKLAAGELSGIVQVGDKFVILKCEGRTKPVEVTPAEVRDTLYPDLYEKKMRIAMAERYEEIRKSARIDNYLAGTTQAPVAKQSAEARRDTKVRQTGAVR encoded by the coding sequence ATGGCCCGCATGGATGCCGTTGTTGACCCCCGCGTGGTGCGTTCGCGCCGACTCGTGATGGCGGTCGTTACGATCGCCGTGGTAGGCGGCGCGATCGCCGTCCGCTCGTTCAGCACCCCGACCGCCGAGGCCCAGGCGCCCGGCGCCCAGACCGCCGCGGCCCCGCCCGCGCGGCCGGCCCGCCCCGCCGCCCCCCAGCACGACGTCATGGCCATCGTCAACGGCCAGGACGTCAGCCGCCCCGCGCTGGCGCAGGCCTGCGTCGAGCGGTTCGGCGAGGACGTGCTCGAGGCGCTGGTCAACAAGCGGCTGATCGAGCACCACTGCCGCAACCGCGGGATCACCATCACCCAGGACGAGATCGAGGCCGAGATCGACCGCATGGCCAAGCGGTTCAAGCTGGGCCGCGAGCAGTGGCTCGGGCTGCTGCAGGACGAGCGCGGCGTCACGGCCGAGGAGTACAAGCGGGACATCCTGTGGCCCACCCTCGCGCTGCGTCGGCTGGCCGCCGAGGACCTGGTGGTGAGCGACGAGGAAATCCAGAAGGCCTACGAGAGCCGCTACGGCGCCGCCGTGCAGGTCCGGCTGATCGTGGTCGAGAACCAGCAGCTCGCCGAGCAGCTCCAGCGTCAGCTGACCGCCAGCCCGGACGACTTCGCCCGCGTGGCGATGCAGAAGAGCGTGGACGTCAACAGCGCGTCGATCGGCGGCCTGATCCAGCCGATCCGCCCCCACATCGGCGAGCCGACTGTTGAGCGTGCGGCGTTTGCGCTGCAGCCCGGGCAGGTGTCGAAGGTGCTGCCGGTCGGCGAGCAGTTCGCGATCCTCAAGTGCGAGAGCCACCTGCCGCCCCGCAAGGTGGCGCCGGCCGCCGTGCGCAGCGAGCTGGAGGAGGGCATCCGCGAGGAAAAGCTCCGCGTGGTGGCCGCCGGCCTGTTCGAGAAGCTGCAGAACGCCGCGACCATCAAGAACGTGTACAACGACCCCCAGCTCAGCCAGGCCATGCCCGGCGTGGTGGCGACCGTCAACGGCGAGTCGATCACCATGCTCGAGCTCGGCAAGGAGTGCCTGGCCCGCCACGGCGAGGAGGTGCTCGACGGGCACGTGTCGCGGATGCTGCTGGAGCAGGAGCTCAAGAAGCTGAACGTCACGGTCGGCAACGACGACCTCCGCGCCGAGATGGCCCACGCCGCCACGCTGGCCGGCGTGACCACGCAGGACGGCCAGCCCGACCTGGCCAAGTGGGCCAAGATGGCGCCGGAAGAGCAGGGCGTGAGCTACGAGGTTTACGTCCGCGACTCGGTCTGGCCCTCGGCCGCGCTGAAGAAGCTGACCCGCGACAAGGTCCAGGTGACCGAGGACGACATGAACAAGGGCTTCGAGGCCAACTTCGGCGAGCGGGTCCGCGTCCGCGCGATCGTGCTCGGCGAGATGCGCCGCGCCCAGGAGGTCTGGGACAAGGCCCGCGCCAACGACTCGATGGAGATGTTCGGCAAGCTGGCCGAGGAGTACTCGATCGAGCCGACCAGCCGGGCGCTCTCCGGCGAGGTGCCGCCGCTGCGTAAGTTCGGCGGCCAGCCCCAGCTGGAGGAGGTCGCGTTCAAGCTCGCCGCGGGCGAACTGTCCGGCATCGTGCAGGTGGGCGACAAGTTCGTGATCCTCAAGTGCGAGGGCCGCACCAAGCCGGTCGAAGTGACCCCGGCCGAGGTGCGTGACACGCTCTACCCAGACCTGTACGAGAAGAAGATGCGGATCGCCATGGCCGAGCGCTACGAGGAGATCCGCAAGTCGGCACGCATCGACAACTACCTGGCCGGCACCACCCAGGCGCCCGTCGCTAAGCAGTCCGCCGAGGCCCGCCGCGACACCAAGGTCCGCCAGACCGGCGCGGTCCGCTGA
- a CDS encoding DEAD/DEAH box helicase, protein MDFSELGLADAFLQATDLLGYDTATPIQAKAIPVVLAGGDLIGCAQTGTGKTAAFTLPTLQRLMDTMPPRPPKQTIDGKRRKVKRQPRPLRALVLSPTRELAAQIGASFDKYGKFTPLRQTVIFGGVSQFHQVKALQNGVDTLVATPGRLLDLKDQGHIDLSKVEILIFDEADQMLDMGFLPALKKIVAAVPQQRQTLMFSATMPTEIRQLAQQWLTNPESIEIGVVSKPADKVKQSVHMVDKKKKQHLLAHFLKSTRRDRTLVFSRTKHGADKIVKHLEREGVKAAAIHGNKSQNARNRALAQFKGKNPPVLIATDIAARGLDISGVSHVINFDLPETPETYVHRIGRTARAGAEGAAVSFCAGDEHGLLKQIERLTKRSIPVEATIKGFEPTDPISYGSGPARKGKPGGGGQSRNKSRGYAKGGPGKGGSSSRRSGSANGSGGSGGESATGERRSGQKQRRRRRGLTKGSAVAAGKRRPSGRKDSVA, encoded by the coding sequence ATGGATTTCTCTGAACTCGGCCTGGCCGACGCGTTCCTCCAGGCCACCGACCTGCTGGGCTACGACACGGCCACGCCCATCCAGGCCAAGGCGATCCCGGTCGTGCTGGCCGGCGGCGACCTGATCGGCTGCGCCCAGACCGGCACCGGCAAGACCGCCGCCTTCACGCTGCCCACGCTGCAGCGGCTGATGGACACCATGCCGCCCCGCCCCCCCAAGCAGACGATCGACGGCAAGCGCCGCAAGGTGAAGCGTCAGCCCCGCCCGCTGCGGGCGCTGGTGCTGTCGCCCACGCGTGAGCTGGCCGCGCAGATCGGCGCCAGCTTCGACAAGTACGGCAAGTTCACCCCGCTGCGGCAGACGGTGATCTTCGGCGGCGTGTCGCAGTTCCACCAGGTCAAGGCGCTGCAGAACGGCGTCGACACGCTGGTCGCCACGCCGGGCCGGCTGCTCGACCTCAAGGACCAGGGCCACATCGACCTGTCGAAGGTCGAGATCCTGATCTTCGACGAGGCCGACCAGATGCTCGACATGGGCTTCCTCCCGGCGCTCAAGAAGATTGTCGCGGCCGTGCCCCAGCAGCGCCAGACGCTGATGTTCTCCGCCACCATGCCGACCGAGATCCGCCAGCTCGCCCAGCAGTGGCTCACCAACCCCGAGTCGATCGAGATCGGCGTGGTGTCCAAGCCGGCCGACAAGGTCAAGCAGTCGGTGCACATGGTGGACAAGAAGAAGAAGCAGCACCTGCTCGCGCACTTCCTCAAGTCGACCCGCCGCGACCGCACGCTGGTCTTCAGCCGCACCAAGCACGGCGCCGACAAGATCGTCAAGCACCTCGAGCGCGAGGGCGTGAAGGCGGCGGCCATCCACGGCAACAAGAGCCAGAACGCCCGCAACCGCGCGCTGGCCCAGTTCAAGGGCAAGAACCCGCCGGTGCTGATCGCCACCGACATCGCCGCCCGCGGCCTGGACATCAGCGGCGTGTCGCACGTGATCAACTTCGACCTGCCCGAAACGCCCGAGACCTACGTGCACCGCATCGGCCGCACCGCGCGGGCGGGCGCCGAGGGGGCGGCCGTGTCGTTCTGCGCCGGCGACGAGCACGGCCTCTTGAAGCAGATCGAGCGGCTGACCAAGCGGTCGATCCCGGTCGAGGCCACCATCAAGGGCTTCGAGCCGACCGACCCGATCAGCTACGGCTCCGGCCCCGCGCGGAAGGGCAAGCCGGGCGGCGGCGGCCAGTCGCGCAACAAGAGCCGCGGCTACGCCAAGGGCGGCCCCGGCAAAGGGGGCTCCAGCAGCCGCCGCTCGGGCAGCGCTAACGGCAGTGGCGGCAGCGGCGGCGAGTCCGCCACGGGCGAACGCCGCTCGGGCCAGAAGCAGCGGCGTCGCCGCCGCGGCCTGACCAAGGGCAGCGCGGTCGCCGCCGGCAAACGCCGCCCGTCGGGCCGCAAGGACAGCGTGGCCTAA